The Paeniglutamicibacter sulfureus genome includes a region encoding these proteins:
- a CDS encoding SLC13 family permease, with the protein MSLSLIAFFVLIGAFALGSFTRVNAGLVALVAAFVVGGLVVGMPIKDVIAQFPSGLFFILLGATLLFGIVRVTGTIDLLAYWAERLAGDRRFLVPVLMFLLTAGLASAGAFTPAAIAIVAPVALALGSRFRISTLAMGLVIVQGANAGAFSPVNPFGVLANVMLDNADASGDSLKLFLYCFIFNAILAFIAYVAIQAIMNRRGGRPLPRSESTSSGTALRTTLADDSVGHDAGQYRTTTGTQTGVAVADPRTQPDIEVSLGAPVKVDATPMRILTLAGVGTLLILTTVFSLDVGVASLIIAIALICIKPGVQKPAIEGLPWNAIILVTGIVTYVGMLEEMGALKELEAGIASLGNGSIAALITSYVVAIVSAFASTTGTLGVISPIVTPISLDPLLSPIGVVTAIAISSSVVDVSPMSTSGALLMASAPPKDERLFFRALLLWAIAMIAVVPMLVWFIFVQLGLG; encoded by the coding sequence ATGTCTTTGTCTCTGATCGCATTCTTCGTTCTGATTGGGGCGTTTGCTCTCGGCTCATTTACGCGCGTCAACGCAGGCCTCGTTGCATTAGTAGCAGCATTCGTCGTCGGAGGTCTCGTTGTTGGGATGCCCATCAAAGACGTCATCGCACAATTCCCCAGCGGCCTGTTTTTCATCCTTCTTGGAGCTACGCTGCTGTTTGGAATCGTGCGCGTCACCGGCACGATCGATCTACTCGCGTACTGGGCCGAGCGACTCGCCGGAGACCGGCGCTTCCTAGTGCCGGTACTAATGTTTCTTCTGACCGCCGGCTTGGCTTCAGCAGGAGCATTCACGCCTGCGGCGATCGCTATTGTGGCACCTGTGGCGTTGGCATTGGGTTCTAGGTTCAGGATCAGTACGCTCGCAATGGGTTTAGTCATCGTCCAAGGAGCCAACGCTGGTGCTTTCTCTCCGGTCAACCCCTTTGGTGTTCTAGCCAATGTGATGCTCGATAACGCGGATGCCTCCGGAGATTCCCTGAAGCTCTTCCTCTACTGCTTCATATTCAACGCTATCCTCGCCTTCATCGCCTACGTCGCTATCCAGGCCATTATGAACAGGCGTGGCGGACGGCCTCTCCCCCGCTCAGAATCAACCAGCAGCGGGACTGCTCTTAGGACCACTCTGGCCGATGACTCCGTGGGTCATGACGCAGGTCAGTACCGAACGACAACCGGAACACAAACCGGAGTCGCTGTAGCCGACCCACGCACGCAACCCGATATCGAAGTTTCGCTCGGGGCACCGGTGAAAGTGGACGCGACTCCTATGAGGATCCTTACGCTTGCCGGGGTGGGAACCCTACTGATTCTAACCACGGTTTTCAGTTTGGATGTTGGCGTTGCGTCCCTGATCATCGCTATCGCACTGATCTGCATCAAGCCCGGAGTTCAAAAGCCTGCTATTGAGGGGCTGCCTTGGAACGCGATTATCCTCGTAACAGGCATCGTCACTTATGTCGGAATGCTCGAAGAGATGGGCGCGTTGAAAGAACTCGAGGCCGGTATCGCTAGCCTCGGTAACGGATCAATTGCAGCACTGATTACGAGCTATGTTGTCGCTATAGTCTCTGCTTTCGCCTCGACCACCGGAACACTTGGAGTAATCAGTCCCATTGTTACACCTATTTCCTTGGACCCGCTGCTCAGCCCAATCGGAGTTGTCACCGCCATTGCCATCAGTTCTTCGGTAGTGGATGTTAGTCCGATGTCCACCAGCGGCGCGCTCCTCATGGCTAGTGCCCCACCAAAGGACGAACGACTCTTCTTCCGCGCTCTCCTCCTCTGGGCCATCGCAATGATCGCAGTTGTCCCTATGCTCGTGTGGTTCATCTTCGTGCAGCTCGGCCTCGGATAG
- a CDS encoding maleate cis-trans isomerase family protein: MSAVTCETFPEQKDAKTSRIGLIVPSSNTTMETELPELFRRQSEATGHHYTFHSARAALKNVNREELLAMVDKAGECARAVSDAAVDVIAYACLVAVMAQGPNSHEKSEKIIASAAEENGHPAAVSSSAGALVRTLQSIGARKVSMVAPYMLPLTQMVREYIEGAGIEVVDAISLEVDDNLAVGALDPQKLPMIAQGLNREGIDAVILSACVQMPSLPAVQKAEDLLGVPVITAATATAYEILKALGHEPSIAGAGGLLSGAYAPVASRRA, from the coding sequence ATGTCAGCCGTTACTTGCGAAACTTTCCCTGAACAGAAGGATGCCAAAACGTCCAGAATCGGACTCATTGTCCCCAGCTCCAACACCACTATGGAAACGGAACTTCCGGAATTGTTCCGCCGCCAGTCAGAGGCCACGGGTCATCATTACACCTTCCACTCCGCGCGTGCTGCACTGAAGAACGTCAACCGCGAGGAACTGTTGGCCATGGTGGATAAAGCGGGGGAATGCGCTCGTGCGGTTTCTGACGCCGCCGTCGATGTCATTGCTTACGCCTGTCTCGTGGCGGTGATGGCGCAGGGCCCCAATTCCCATGAAAAATCAGAAAAGATCATTGCGTCCGCGGCTGAGGAGAACGGTCACCCTGCTGCGGTTTCAAGCAGTGCCGGCGCACTAGTGCGTACTCTGCAATCAATCGGGGCACGAAAGGTTTCGATGGTAGCGCCCTACATGCTGCCCCTTACCCAAATGGTGCGTGAGTACATCGAAGGTGCCGGCATAGAGGTAGTCGATGCGATCAGCTTAGAAGTTGATGACAATCTAGCCGTTGGTGCATTGGATCCACAGAAACTTCCGATGATTGCTCAAGGCCTCAATCGTGAGGGTATTGATGCCGTGATTCTTTCGGCATGTGTGCAGATGCCATCACTACCTGCGGTCCAGAAAGCAGAGGATCTGCTGGGAGTACCCGTCATTACGGCCGCAACGGCAACTGCGTACGAGATCCTGAAAGCGCTCGGGCATGAACCTTCAATTGCCGGAGCTGGGGGTCTGCTCTCCGGAGCCTACGCACCTGTTGCTTCTCGGCGTGCTTAG
- a CDS encoding IclR family transcriptional regulator yields MHSEVKSGLMEAKKASAAAPILVLQKVVQILDCFTVEDPEPTLQQLIKKTRLPSSTCQRLVQNMVREGFLDREDDRYRIGIGLVRWATPGTVGLDVVRLIKPILQRLRDETGESACLYTRDGAFRTVVAVAETRHVVMRPFMVGQVMPIHAGAPGKIFLAYDPEAWDALRDLPLTKFAPSTPDKLEILERQVETAREQGFYAAFGERHEDVGSISAPVFGHMGALTGVLGLGFPTQRVGPNDVERLGPIIARYAVEASNALGYSNPDI; encoded by the coding sequence ATGCACAGCGAGGTAAAGTCAGGGCTTATGGAAGCAAAGAAAGCGTCTGCAGCCGCGCCGATTCTCGTACTGCAGAAAGTGGTCCAGATTCTTGACTGTTTCACTGTGGAGGATCCTGAACCGACATTGCAGCAACTGATCAAGAAAACACGACTGCCGTCCAGTACATGCCAACGACTGGTTCAGAACATGGTCCGAGAAGGATTTCTAGACAGGGAAGACGACCGTTACCGCATCGGAATCGGTTTGGTTCGTTGGGCTACTCCAGGCACAGTCGGGCTTGATGTCGTTCGTCTCATCAAACCGATCCTTCAGCGACTGAGGGATGAGACCGGTGAGAGCGCCTGTCTCTACACCAGAGACGGAGCTTTTCGAACGGTTGTGGCTGTTGCTGAGACACGACATGTCGTAATGCGCCCATTCATGGTTGGGCAAGTGATGCCAATTCATGCTGGTGCACCTGGGAAGATCTTTTTGGCATACGATCCTGAAGCCTGGGATGCGCTGAGGGACTTGCCATTGACAAAGTTTGCTCCCTCAACCCCGGACAAGCTAGAAATCCTTGAGCGGCAAGTGGAAACTGCTCGCGAACAGGGCTTTTATGCTGCCTTTGGCGAACGCCATGAAGATGTTGGCTCTATCAGCGCCCCCGTATTCGGTCATATGGGGGCCCTCACTGGTGTTCTAGGTTTGGGGTTCCCAACGCAGCGGGTCGGCCCCAACGACGTTGAACGACTCGGCCCCATCATCGCCCGCTATGCGGTTGAGGCTAGCAACGCATTGGGATACTCGAATCCAGATATATAG
- a CDS encoding flavin reductase family protein yields the protein MTSHFYRPAEGHRLPHDPFNAIVGPRPIGWIGTLSPAGVRNLAPYSFFNAFSYKPPLIGFSSTTRKHTALNAELSGEFTWNLVTRPLAEQMNATSTTADLDEFVASGLEAADSVDISAPRVAASPVSFECRVSDIIPLRGADGHASTGVLTIGEVIAVHIDEAMIPEGIYQTALAQPVLRAGGPSAYFEILAEGRFDLVRPR from the coding sequence ATGACTTCGCACTTCTACCGCCCAGCAGAGGGCCACCGGCTTCCGCACGATCCGTTCAATGCAATTGTCGGGCCGCGTCCGATCGGTTGGATTGGGACACTTTCCCCTGCTGGAGTTCGCAATCTCGCCCCGTACAGCTTCTTCAATGCCTTCTCCTACAAGCCACCACTCATTGGCTTCTCAAGTACGACCCGCAAGCACACCGCGCTCAACGCCGAGCTGAGCGGTGAGTTCACCTGGAACCTGGTCACGCGCCCCCTTGCAGAACAAATGAACGCAACGTCAACGACGGCCGACCTCGATGAATTCGTCGCATCCGGCTTGGAAGCCGCCGATTCCGTTGATATCAGTGCACCGCGCGTCGCCGCCTCACCAGTAAGTTTCGAGTGCCGGGTCAGTGACATCATCCCGCTGCGCGGTGCAGACGGGCACGCTTCCACCGGTGTACTCACGATCGGGGAAGTCATCGCGGTGCACATCGATGAAGCCATGATTCCCGAGGGTATTTATCAGACAGCTCTCGCCCAACCTGTCCTGCGTGCAGGTGGGCCAAGTGCCTACTTCGAGATCCTTGCCGAGGGCCGTTTTGATCTCGTGAGGCCACGCTAG
- the lhgO gene encoding L-2-hydroxyglutarate oxidase: MSTYSFGVVGAGIIGAAVARELTLRHPGAQITVIDKASEVASHQTGHNSGVVHAGLYYQPGSLKARLCRRGVDLLRDYAIAKNVPYEECGKLVVALTAEEESRVRDIYAKATANGVPDVELIGPDRIREIEPNAVGRLALHSPHTAIIDYAAVTRALMDDVTNAGGKLLLDSEVTDISNTGEECTVTVDQSGKVSSHRFDYLIVCAGLQTDRVARLAGGATYPKIVPFLGQYSMLASKHRSILNGLVYPVPDPAYPFLGVHLTKRVDGEMLVGPNAFLSFGRENYKGWGIGIKDSLDVVFSVAFWRFASRNIKAAIHEFGAVISRKKFLAGAAAYAPSLDGAQSTPITRGIRAQAMDKNGQLVDDFVIEQLGRVTALRNAPSPGATSALAIAEHLAQKIDETLSKVTDGVPKSDAH; this comes from the coding sequence ATGTCTACATATTCGTTCGGCGTCGTGGGTGCCGGAATAATCGGTGCGGCAGTGGCGAGAGAACTGACACTTCGCCATCCGGGCGCGCAGATCACCGTTATCGACAAGGCAAGCGAAGTCGCGTCCCACCAGACTGGCCATAATTCAGGGGTCGTCCACGCAGGGTTGTACTACCAGCCCGGAAGCCTCAAAGCCCGGCTGTGCAGGCGTGGCGTCGATCTACTGCGCGACTACGCAATTGCTAAGAACGTTCCCTACGAGGAATGCGGCAAACTCGTCGTAGCGCTCACCGCTGAGGAAGAGAGCAGGGTTCGAGACATCTACGCCAAGGCCACGGCCAACGGTGTACCTGATGTCGAGCTCATTGGACCGGATAGGATCCGGGAAATTGAACCCAACGCCGTCGGGCGCTTGGCACTGCATTCCCCGCACACCGCCATCATCGACTATGCGGCCGTTACGCGCGCACTGATGGACGACGTGACCAACGCGGGCGGGAAGCTCCTGCTGGACAGCGAAGTCACAGACATCTCCAATACCGGGGAAGAATGCACCGTAACCGTAGACCAAAGTGGGAAGGTATCGAGCCACCGGTTTGACTATCTCATTGTTTGCGCTGGCCTTCAGACCGACCGGGTCGCCCGTCTCGCCGGAGGGGCAACGTATCCCAAGATCGTTCCCTTCCTCGGCCAATACTCGATGCTGGCTTCGAAACACCGGAGCATCCTTAACGGGCTCGTATACCCGGTTCCTGACCCCGCATACCCGTTCCTCGGCGTACATCTCACCAAGCGAGTTGATGGCGAAATGCTAGTGGGCCCCAACGCGTTCCTTTCGTTTGGACGAGAGAACTACAAGGGCTGGGGCATCGGGATCAAGGACAGCCTCGACGTGGTGTTCAGCGTAGCCTTCTGGAGGTTTGCATCACGGAACATCAAGGCCGCCATCCATGAATTTGGCGCAGTGATTTCTCGCAAAAAGTTCCTTGCGGGCGCAGCCGCCTACGCCCCGAGCTTGGACGGAGCACAGTCCACCCCAATTACCCGCGGAATCCGCGCGCAGGCGATGGATAAAAACGGACAGTTGGTGGATGACTTCGTGATCGAGCAATTGGGTCGAGTCACCGCGCTGAGAAATGCTCCCTCTCCCGGTGCGACATCTGCGTTGGCCATTGCTGAGCATCTCGCCCAAAAAATCGACGAAACTTTGTCTAAAGTTACAGACGGCGTGCCGAAGAGCGACGCTCACTAA